A genomic region of Barnesiella viscericola DSM 18177 contains the following coding sequences:
- a CDS encoding carboxypeptidase-like regulatory domain-containing protein encodes MLSFNNKIYLRILAGILLLAVTLPLSAREINVRGTVTNLDDEPLYRVSIYNAATNKLVGVTNEDGKYLVKIDSEGTLLFSSLGYEEKQVAVRGELTVNVELEPSAVALQEVVVSAKRITDNVVPEPTDIEVKGNYFHIKTRVKIPKELFSTDARMIIQPGIYNVTRGKMIFLSPLVFDGQEYAITQERMYDYDVKQDPLAQYVKIKASSSRKDDLVGYNDSTYVENPNDDFRCDMMVAMENYNRVLYRDTFVIARGVVNPLRFLKYEIPGSAVKDESFFPQPEMQLRDTKGDVNLTFPVNKSQLNLNDGNNREEMNQLIARLRAVENDPNARLKSFSIAGTASPEGNYAKNEQLAQQRMSSAMELVLQELNESTRRQLEIGTNASVETWDRVVALLRADGKSQEADAIQAVIDKYPDDPNRQSRGVVALPFYRPLITEQYLPQLRRVSYELLFSQYRYLTDDEIKELYRENSGDLTRNEFWRLYNMADSTAEREAICRRALEVYPKFLVAATDLAAMLIEQGKPDAELLVPYLGMKEIPDETRLNQVIAWLSVRKFVQADSLAAELPDTGAYHKAKVYSAALNGRYEEVIQEISAESPFNEVLMLLAIKANDQAWEKAKLLGNSARENYIKAVAANRVDEVVLALSYLESAFKKDPSLRDIASIDGDVLDLLQEDE; translated from the coding sequence ATGTTGAGTTTTAATAATAAAATCTACCTGCGTATTCTTGCGGGTATATTGCTTTTGGCGGTCACCTTACCGTTGTCGGCCCGTGAAATTAATGTGCGGGGAACGGTAACCAATCTCGATGACGAACCTTTGTATCGGGTGAGCATCTACAATGCGGCTACCAACAAGCTGGTTGGGGTTACCAACGAAGATGGAAAATATCTGGTGAAAATTGATTCGGAGGGCACCTTGCTCTTCTCGTCGCTGGGCTATGAAGAGAAGCAGGTGGCCGTGCGGGGTGAGTTGACTGTCAATGTCGAGCTCGAACCCTCGGCCGTTGCGCTGCAAGAAGTTGTGGTCTCGGCCAAGCGTATTACCGATAATGTGGTGCCCGAGCCTACCGATATCGAGGTGAAGGGTAACTACTTTCACATCAAGACCCGCGTGAAGATTCCCAAAGAACTCTTTTCGACCGATGCCCGCATGATTATCCAGCCGGGTATCTATAACGTGACACGGGGAAAGATGATCTTTCTCAGCCCGCTTGTCTTTGACGGGCAGGAGTATGCCATCACGCAGGAGCGCATGTATGACTACGATGTGAAGCAGGACCCGCTGGCCCAATATGTGAAAATCAAGGCTTCCTCGTCGCGGAAGGACGATTTGGTAGGATATAACGACTCGACTTATGTCGAGAATCCCAACGACGATTTCCGTTGCGACATGATGGTGGCCATGGAGAATTACAACCGGGTGCTGTATCGTGATACCTTTGTGATTGCCCGGGGGGTAGTCAACCCGTTGCGTTTCTTGAAATATGAGATACCCGGCAGTGCTGTGAAAGACGAGAGTTTCTTCCCGCAGCCCGAGATGCAGTTGCGCGATACGAAGGGAGATGTGAATCTGACCTTCCCGGTAAACAAAAGCCAATTGAATCTCAACGACGGAAACAATCGGGAAGAGATGAATCAACTGATAGCGCGATTGCGGGCGGTCGAGAATGACCCCAATGCCCGGTTGAAGAGCTTCTCGATTGCCGGAACGGCTTCGCCGGAAGGTAATTATGCAAAAAACGAGCAGTTGGCCCAACAGCGTATGTCGTCGGCCATGGAGCTTGTGTTGCAGGAGTTGAACGAGTCGACTCGCCGCCAACTCGAAATAGGCACGAATGCCTCGGTTGAGACCTGGGATCGGGTGGTAGCTCTGCTGCGTGCCGATGGAAAGAGTCAAGAGGCCGATGCTATACAGGCTGTTATCGACAAATATCCCGACGACCCCAATCGTCAGTCGCGCGGTGTCGTAGCGCTACCTTTTTACCGGCCGTTGATTACCGAGCAATATTTGCCGCAATTGCGTCGGGTAAGCTACGAACTGTTGTTTTCGCAATACCGTTACCTCACCGACGACGAAATCAAAGAACTCTATCGGGAGAACAGTGGAGACCTCACTCGAAACGAGTTCTGGCGGTTGTACAATATGGCCGATTCGACGGCCGAGCGTGAGGCTATCTGCCGACGGGCCTTGGAGGTTTATCCCAAGTTCCTGGTTGCTGCAACCGACCTGGCCGCGATGCTTATCGAGCAGGGTAAGCCCGATGCCGAATTGCTTGTACCGTATCTCGGCATGAAAGAGATACCCGATGAAACACGCCTCAATCAGGTAATTGCCTGGCTGTCGGTAAGGAAATTTGTTCAGGCCGATTCGCTGGCCGCCGAGCTGCCCGATACGGGAGCCTATCATAAAGCCAAGGTTTACTCGGCCGCATTGAACGGCCGTTATGAAGAGGTGATACAGGAGATTTCGGCCGAGTCGCCCTTTAACGAGGTGCTCATGTTATTGGCTATTAAGGCCAACGACCAGGCTTGGGAAAAGGCCAAACTGTTGGGTAATTCGGCTCGCGAAAATTATATCAAGGCCGTGGCGGCCAATCGTGTCGACGAAGTGGTGTTGGCGCTTTCCTATCTGGAAAGTGCATTCAAAAAAGACCCGTCGTTGCGTGATATAGCCAGCATCGATGGTGATGTACTGGATTTGTTGCAGGAAGACGAATGA
- a CDS encoding DUF3575 domain-containing protein — MKKVLFRFLLLAGIFLNFQQIDAQRVALKSNLIDWATLSPNLAVEMRLNQKLSLDISATTHPFSFTIADMKATHVRLQPELRYWFNRPMARHFVGVGLLGGLYNVKFNKNFYEGDIFGVGVSYGYVFVLSRHWNLETTLGVGVARLRAFKYREDEQKPDTPNWYRWSPIPIRLGVTFSYIFK, encoded by the coding sequence ATGAAAAAAGTTTTATTCCGTTTCTTGTTGTTGGCAGGTATTTTCCTGAACTTTCAACAAATTGATGCACAACGTGTTGCGTTAAAAAGTAACTTGATAGACTGGGCGACCTTGTCGCCGAATTTGGCGGTGGAGATGCGCCTCAACCAGAAATTGTCTCTCGATATCAGTGCAACGACTCACCCGTTTTCGTTTACGATTGCCGATATGAAGGCTACGCATGTGAGGCTTCAACCGGAGTTGCGCTATTGGTTCAACCGGCCGATGGCCCGCCATTTTGTAGGCGTCGGTCTTTTGGGAGGTCTATACAATGTGAAGTTTAACAAAAATTTTTATGAAGGCGATATTTTTGGAGTTGGGGTCTCGTATGGCTACGTATTCGTGCTAAGCCGACATTGGAATTTGGAAACGACGCTGGGTGTAGGTGTAGCCCGGTTGCGGGCTTTTAAATATCGGGAAGACGAGCAGAAGCCTGATACCCCCAATTGGTACAGGTGGTCGCCGATACCTATCCGGTTGGGTGTCACATTTTCCTATATATTCAAATGA
- a CDS encoding zinc metallopeptidase, whose translation MIYVLFIVIMLVSFAVQRTLQSKFERYSKVPVPYGLTGRDIAMRMLQENGINDVKVTQIDGRLTDHYNPSTHTVNLSREVYYGNSVAAAAVAAHECGHAVQHARAYSFLTLRSALVPFVSFASNWVQWILLIGIFTIQVYPTIMFIGIILFAATTLFSFITLPVEINASQRALAWLNQSGVTDATTHDQAQDALKWAAYTYVVAALGSLATLVYYILIFMGGRRDN comes from the coding sequence ATGATTTACGTATTATTTATAGTCATTATGTTGGTGAGCTTTGCCGTACAGCGTACGTTGCAAAGCAAGTTTGAGCGTTATTCCAAGGTGCCCGTCCCCTATGGGCTTACGGGGCGCGACATCGCCATGCGCATGTTGCAGGAAAATGGAATCAATGATGTGAAGGTGACCCAGATCGATGGTCGCCTGACCGACCACTACAACCCCTCGACCCACACGGTCAACCTCAGTCGCGAGGTTTACTATGGCAACAGTGTGGCTGCCGCGGCCGTGGCGGCACACGAATGCGGCCATGCCGTGCAACATGCCCGGGCCTACTCGTTCCTGACCCTGCGGTCGGCGCTGGTACCCTTCGTGAGCTTTGCCTCGAACTGGGTACAGTGGATTCTGCTGATAGGTATCTTCACCATACAGGTCTATCCGACCATTATGTTTATCGGCATTATTCTGTTTGCCGCTACTACCCTGTTCAGTTTCATCACCTTGCCGGTTGAGATCAATGCCAGCCAGCGCGCATTGGCTTGGCTCAACCAGTCGGGCGTGACCGATGCCACCACGCACGACCAGGCGCAAGATGCCTTGAAATGGGCGGCTTATACCTATGTAGTTGCAGCTTTGGGCTCACTGGCTACATTGGTGTATTACATTCTTATATTCATGGGAGGGCGTCGAGATAATTAA
- a CDS encoding acyl-CoA dehydratase activase-related protein — protein MQTANYYRTGLDVGSTTAKMVILNPHGEVVFSRYERHNAQVNQLLCTYFDEAKKQLGDITTAIAVTGSVGMGTAEQLQAGFTQEVVAATRYAQETYPSASALIDIGGEDAKVVLFQGENIDLRMNGNCAGGTGAFIDQMAVLLGVSIEQLNRLALQAEHIHPIAARCGVFSKTDIQNLVSRNVPLADIAASIFHAVAVQTIVTLSRGWTFRPPILLCGGPLTFIPALRKTFADYLQIAESDFILPSGGNLLPALGCALCADGNRLTTLPALSQAISRQADTHRKASLPPLFSSPREYDRWKEEKARYNWPVLPLKPGRQEAVLGIDSGSTTTKIVVAAPDGSILFTHYAPNLGNPIEAVRRGLTELKQQCDTRQTELAFIGSCSTGYGEELIKAAFALDGSMIETMAHYKAARQMAPDVSFILDIGGQDMKAIFVKQGAIIRMELNEACSSGCGSFIETFARTLGHKVSDFAQAACTASRPCDLGTRCTVFMNSKVKQVLREGASIADIAAGLSYSVVKNCLYKVLKLKHGKELGETIVVQGGTMHNDAVVRAFELETGRQVVRSNHPELMGAYGCALQALEQQAAPRSLDTLLASTGYDSRQIQCSGCENRCFVCRYTFPNGNTFYSGNKCERIFTNRGESERPGENLYSYKYKLLFDRPTSSQGHLVVGIPRVLNMYENYPFWHALFAHCGIGVVLSDLSNFVSYEKALNTVMSDNICFPAKLVHSHIQNLVQKKVDRIFLPYVIYEHESDAKMSNSYNCPIVAGYSDVIRSAMSPDIPVDSPAITFANLELLTKQCTRYLHTLGISHELADEAVKRAWQSQRQYTLDIRQKAEAIVRESRQKGEPIILLAGRPYHTDPLIQHKLSEMIVNLGVNVISDDIVRDHTDIDTHDTYLVKQWAYMNRILKAAEWVARQGNDIHFVQMTSFGCGPDAFLLDEIRDILHRNGKPFTLLKIDDVNNIGSLKLRVRSLVESLRQNNRPATTEAFRTTRIFRKSDRKRKIIAPFMSEYITPMLVPLFKLSGYDVEVLPPSDTASAETGLKYANNEVCYPATLIVGDIINALQSGRYDLDHIAVAITQTGGQCRATNYLALIKRAMLDAGFGHVPVVTLGLGRKAVNEQEGFNLKWGKIISVALNALLYTDTLSKLYHASVVREREPGAAARLRDQYLAMAEKPILDNTPSKLVEYADRAARDFNGICLDKECPRVGVVGEIFLKFNSFAHQHVVRFLTGQGIEVAPPLLLPFFMQGFVNRDNKESMLLLKQHIPHFISQLAYRLIGKRIAMFNRAASEFRYFVPFTDIYEEAENTRNIVSGAAQFGEGWLLPAEIIEFTKQGIHNVISLQPFGCIANHIVSKGIEKRLRTLYPELNLLSLDFDSGVSSVNVTNRLLLFTHHLRA, from the coding sequence ATGCAAACGGCCAACTATTACAGAACCGGATTAGACGTGGGCTCTACGACAGCCAAGATGGTCATTCTAAACCCACACGGCGAGGTAGTATTCTCGCGCTACGAGCGTCATAACGCTCAGGTAAACCAATTGCTCTGCACCTATTTCGACGAGGCGAAAAAGCAGTTGGGCGACATCACGACTGCCATTGCCGTGACCGGCTCGGTGGGCATGGGCACGGCCGAGCAGTTACAAGCCGGATTTACGCAGGAGGTGGTTGCCGCCACCCGATATGCACAGGAAACCTATCCATCGGCCTCGGCCCTGATCGATATCGGCGGCGAAGATGCCAAAGTGGTACTCTTCCAGGGCGAGAACATAGACTTGCGCATGAACGGCAACTGCGCCGGCGGTACCGGAGCCTTTATCGACCAAATGGCTGTTCTGCTGGGCGTAAGCATCGAGCAACTGAACCGGCTGGCTCTGCAAGCAGAGCACATACACCCCATTGCCGCCCGCTGTGGAGTATTCTCAAAGACCGATATCCAGAATCTGGTGAGCCGGAACGTACCCCTTGCCGACATCGCCGCCTCGATATTCCATGCGGTTGCCGTGCAGACAATCGTCACGCTGTCACGAGGCTGGACCTTCCGTCCGCCCATTCTGCTATGCGGGGGGCCGCTCACCTTTATCCCCGCCCTCCGCAAAACTTTTGCCGACTATCTGCAAATTGCCGAAAGCGATTTCATTCTCCCCTCGGGAGGCAATCTGCTGCCGGCTCTGGGCTGTGCCTTGTGCGCCGATGGGAATCGCCTCACCACCCTCCCGGCCCTGTCACAAGCCATTTCACGACAGGCCGACACTCATCGCAAAGCCTCCCTGCCACCCCTCTTTTCCTCACCCCGGGAGTATGACCGATGGAAAGAGGAAAAGGCTCGCTACAACTGGCCTGTACTCCCGCTGAAACCAGGACGACAAGAGGCGGTCCTCGGCATCGACTCGGGATCGACCACCACCAAAATCGTCGTGGCTGCTCCCGACGGCTCCATTCTCTTCACCCACTACGCCCCCAACCTGGGCAATCCCATCGAGGCGGTGCGCAGGGGGCTCACCGAACTCAAACAACAGTGCGATACCCGACAGACCGAACTGGCATTCATAGGCTCCTGCTCGACCGGTTACGGCGAAGAGCTGATCAAAGCGGCATTCGCCCTCGACGGAAGCATGATTGAAACCATGGCTCACTACAAGGCAGCCAGGCAAATGGCTCCCGACGTGAGCTTTATACTCGACATCGGCGGGCAAGACATGAAAGCTATCTTTGTCAAGCAAGGAGCCATTATCCGCATGGAGTTGAACGAAGCCTGCTCGTCGGGGTGCGGCTCTTTCATCGAGACCTTTGCCCGCACACTGGGGCACAAGGTATCCGACTTTGCCCAGGCCGCCTGCACAGCCTCTCGGCCGTGTGACCTGGGGACCCGCTGCACCGTCTTCATGAACTCGAAAGTCAAACAGGTCCTGCGCGAGGGAGCTTCCATTGCCGACATTGCGGCCGGACTCTCCTACTCGGTCGTGAAGAACTGTCTCTACAAGGTATTAAAACTGAAACACGGCAAAGAGCTGGGCGAGACTATTGTCGTACAAGGCGGCACCATGCACAACGACGCCGTCGTGCGAGCCTTCGAACTGGAAACCGGCCGGCAGGTGGTCCGCAGTAACCACCCCGAACTGATGGGAGCTTACGGGTGTGCCCTGCAAGCCCTGGAACAACAGGCTGCACCCCGGTCTCTCGACACCCTGCTGGCATCGACCGGTTATGACAGCCGGCAGATCCAGTGCAGCGGCTGCGAGAACCGCTGCTTCGTGTGCCGCTACACCTTCCCCAACGGCAACACCTTCTACTCGGGCAACAAATGCGAACGGATATTCACCAACCGCGGCGAAAGCGAGAGACCCGGCGAGAACCTCTACTCCTACAAATACAAGTTGCTGTTCGACCGACCTACCTCGTCCCAAGGACACCTGGTCGTAGGTATCCCCCGAGTACTCAACATGTACGAAAACTATCCCTTCTGGCATGCCCTTTTCGCCCATTGCGGCATCGGGGTAGTACTCTCCGACCTGTCGAATTTCGTCAGCTACGAAAAGGCTCTCAACACCGTCATGTCCGACAACATCTGCTTCCCCGCCAAACTGGTACACAGCCACATACAGAATCTCGTACAAAAAAAGGTCGACCGCATCTTTCTCCCCTACGTCATCTACGAGCACGAGAGCGACGCCAAGATGTCGAACAGCTACAACTGCCCTATCGTCGCCGGCTACTCCGACGTGATACGCAGCGCCATGTCGCCCGACATTCCCGTCGACTCGCCGGCCATCACGTTTGCCAACCTCGAACTGCTCACCAAACAATGCACCCGCTATCTCCACACGCTGGGCATCTCACACGAGTTGGCCGACGAAGCGGTAAAACGGGCCTGGCAGTCCCAACGGCAATACACCCTCGACATTCGACAAAAAGCCGAAGCCATCGTGCGGGAGAGCCGTCAGAAGGGTGAGCCTATCATTCTGCTGGCCGGACGCCCCTACCATACCGACCCGCTCATTCAGCACAAACTCTCCGAGATGATTGTCAATCTGGGAGTGAACGTAATCTCGGACGACATTGTGCGCGACCATACCGACATCGACACCCACGACACCTACCTCGTGAAACAATGGGCCTACATGAACCGAATCTTGAAAGCAGCCGAATGGGTGGCCCGGCAAGGCAACGACATTCATTTCGTGCAGATGACCTCGTTCGGGTGCGGCCCCGACGCCTTCCTGCTCGACGAGATACGCGACATTCTGCATCGCAACGGCAAGCCCTTCACGCTGCTGAAAATCGACGACGTGAACAACATCGGCTCCCTCAAACTGCGGGTTCGTTCGCTGGTCGAGAGCCTGCGCCAAAACAACCGCCCCGCCACGACCGAGGCGTTCCGCACAACCCGGATATTCCGCAAGAGCGACCGGAAGCGGAAAATCATAGCCCCCTTCATGTCGGAGTACATCACCCCCATGCTGGTTCCCCTCTTCAAACTGTCGGGATACGACGTCGAAGTGTTGCCGCCCAGCGACACCGCCTCGGCCGAAACGGGCCTGAAATATGCCAACAACGAAGTCTGCTACCCCGCCACCCTCATCGTGGGCGACATCATCAATGCCCTGCAATCGGGTCGATACGACCTCGACCATATTGCCGTAGCCATCACCCAAACCGGCGGACAATGCCGTGCCACCAATTACCTGGCTCTCATCAAACGGGCCATGCTCGATGCCGGATTCGGCCATGTGCCGGTTGTCACCCTGGGATTGGGTCGGAAAGCGGTCAACGAGCAGGAGGGGTTCAACTTGAAATGGGGCAAAATTATCTCGGTCGCCCTCAATGCCTTGCTCTATACCGACACCCTATCGAAACTCTATCACGCTTCGGTCGTGCGCGAGCGCGAACCGGGTGCAGCCGCCCGCCTGCGCGACCAATATCTGGCCATGGCCGAGAAACCCATTCTCGACAACACCCCCTCGAAACTGGTGGAGTATGCGGATCGAGCAGCCCGGGATTTCAATGGAATATGCCTCGACAAAGAGTGCCCGAGGGTAGGAGTCGTAGGCGAGATATTCCTGAAATTCAACTCATTTGCCCATCAGCACGTTGTCCGTTTCCTCACCGGGCAAGGCATCGAGGTGGCTCCCCCCTTGCTGCTGCCCTTTTTCATGCAGGGATTTGTCAACCGCGACAACAAGGAGTCGATGCTCTTGTTGAAACAGCACATACCCCATTTCATCTCACAGCTGGCCTACCGGCTCATCGGCAAGCGAATAGCGATGTTCAACCGGGCCGCTTCGGAGTTCCGCTACTTTGTCCCCTTTACCGACATCTACGAAGAGGCCGAAAACACCCGCAACATCGTATCGGGAGCCGCTCAATTCGGCGAGGGCTGGTTGCTCCCGGCCGAGATTATCGAGTTTACGAAACAAGGGATACACAACGTCATTTCGCTTCAACCCTTCGGCTGCATTGCCAACCACATTGTATCGAAAGGTATTGAAAAACGGCTGCGCACGCTCTATCCCGAATTAAATTTACTATCTTTGGATTTTGACAGCGGAGTAAGCAGCGTAAACGTGACCAACCGATTATTACTGTTCACCCATCATTTGAGAGCCTAA